In Neokomagataea tanensis, one genomic interval encodes:
- a CDS encoding TonB-dependent siderophore receptor — MTTLANALDLVSGIARQNSFGGMWDSFAVRGFAGDINVPSGFLVNGFNYGRGFGGPRDMSGVERIDVLKGPSSALFGRGEPGGTVDIITKKPQFEQHGSFGLQGGSYHDIRVDGDYTAPLTQSLAMRLNGAFEDSDSFRKTVHTRKWTIAPSLLWKITDKTSLSYQLSYTRQDIPFDRGIVAVNGRLGVIPVTRFLGEPGDGPNKVGDLGHQLQLQHDFNHNWGLQLGFGDRLTDMEGFGETPELATARQPLFRDGRTLSRQRRYIDYQTEDLVGRAELSGEFKTWSLKHHVLIGTDYDAFDFDSVQKRYRPPALSSNPSQAALNAIDIFAPVYRAANALPATNAVVFNQKEKSRTAGGYVQDQIDVTKKIKIRLGGRFDDYQQKINFRTNNSSSSQHQTAFSPQVGAVYEPVRSLSLYVSYGRGFRPNSGTDYAGTPFRPERTRDVEIGAKYSSLDRRIEISMDAFRMTKDNILTSDPARVGYSLAIGKAVSQGVETDIHAALPYGFRTIASASYIDAHSTSTVLDPDFGRVVAKGDPLINIPAWSANVLLFRDFHVAGHQAMLGAGVNYVGRRLGETGTNFYLPSYTLVRLIGSFNVTKRLVLSGQIDNLTNKTWYANSYAALWVYPGAPRTFSLRARYEF; from the coding sequence ATTACCACTTTGGCAAATGCCCTCGATTTGGTCAGTGGCATAGCGCGGCAAAACAGTTTCGGCGGTATGTGGGACAGCTTTGCCGTACGCGGCTTTGCAGGCGATATTAATGTCCCAAGTGGCTTTTTGGTGAATGGCTTCAACTATGGGCGGGGGTTTGGCGGCCCGCGGGATATGTCGGGTGTTGAGCGGATTGATGTTCTCAAGGGGCCGAGTTCTGCTTTGTTCGGGCGTGGTGAACCGGGTGGGACTGTTGATATCATCACTAAAAAACCCCAATTTGAACAGCATGGCAGCTTTGGTTTACAGGGCGGTAGTTACCACGACATACGCGTTGATGGGGACTACACGGCCCCGCTAACGCAAAGCTTGGCCATGCGGCTGAACGGCGCTTTTGAGGACAGCGATAGCTTCCGTAAGACGGTGCATACTCGCAAATGGACAATCGCCCCTTCTTTGCTTTGGAAGATTACGGACAAAACGAGCCTGTCTTATCAGCTCTCGTATACGCGCCAAGATATCCCATTTGATCGCGGTATCGTGGCGGTGAATGGGCGATTGGGGGTCATACCCGTAACGCGTTTTCTGGGAGAGCCGGGTGACGGACCCAATAAAGTAGGCGATTTGGGGCATCAGCTTCAGTTACAGCATGATTTTAACCATAACTGGGGCCTGCAACTCGGGTTTGGTGACCGTTTGACGGATATGGAAGGTTTTGGGGAAACCCCGGAACTTGCCACTGCACGCCAGCCATTATTCAGGGATGGGCGGACATTATCGCGGCAACGGCGTTATATTGATTATCAGACAGAAGATTTGGTCGGACGTGCTGAGTTGAGTGGTGAATTCAAAACATGGAGTTTGAAGCACCATGTTTTGATTGGCACAGACTACGATGCTTTTGACTTTGATAGTGTTCAGAAACGCTACAGGCCGCCCGCGCTGTCGAGTAACCCTTCTCAGGCAGCATTAAATGCGATTGATATCTTTGCGCCGGTTTATAGGGCGGCAAATGCGTTGCCCGCTACAAATGCCGTCGTGTTTAATCAAAAAGAAAAAAGCCGGACGGCTGGTGGATATGTACAGGACCAGATTGACGTCACGAAAAAGATAAAAATCCGGTTGGGTGGTCGCTTTGACGATTATCAGCAAAAGATTAATTTTAGGACGAATAATAGCTCTTCAAGCCAGCATCAAACAGCATTCAGTCCGCAAGTGGGTGCTGTTTATGAGCCTGTGCGGTCGCTTTCGCTCTATGTGAGCTATGGTCGCGGCTTCCGCCCGAACTCAGGTACGGATTATGCGGGAACACCTTTCCGGCCCGAGAGAACGCGGGATGTTGAAATCGGTGCAAAGTATAGTTCTCTGGATCGGCGCATCGAGATTTCAATGGACGCCTTTCGCATGACGAAAGACAATATTCTTACCTCTGATCCGGCGAGGGTAGGATACTCACTGGCTATCGGTAAGGCGGTCAGCCAAGGTGTTGAAACGGATATCCACGCTGCATTGCCATACGGCTTTAGAACAATTGCTAGCGCATCGTATATTGACGCGCACTCAACATCGACAGTGTTGGACCCGGATTTTGGGCGTGTTGTCGCCAAAGGTGATCCGCTGATTAACATACCGGCTTGGAGTGCCAATGTTTTGCTGTTCCGTGATTTTCACGTTGCGGGACATCAAGCAATGCTTGGCGCAGGGGTTAATTATGTAGGCAGGAGATTGGGGGAGACAGGAACAAATTTCTACCTCCCGTCATATACGTTAGTGCGTCTCATCGGCTCATTTAACGTCACGAAGCGTTTGGTGCTGAGCGGTCAGATTGATAATCTGACCAACAAAACTTGGTACGCAAACAGTTATGCAGCACTTTGGGTTTATCCAGGTGCGCCAAGAACATTCTCACTCCGTGCGCGGTATGAGTTTTGA
- the uvrB gene encoding excinuclease ABC subunit UvrB: protein MAKKTSGNQRLAAMPVMTSFRPERQAAKPKTRRLVVKSDYDPAGDQPTAIAELVKGVEQGERDQVLLGVTGSGKTFTMAKVIEATQKPTLILAPNKTLAAQLYGEMKQFFPDNAVEYFVSYYDYYQPEAYVPRSDTYIEKDSQINEQIDRMRHAATQALLERNDVVIVASVSCIYGIGSVETYSKMVVRLEVGGQIDREKLIKALVELQYRRNDAAFERGTFRVRGEQVDIFPVQNEDRAWRVSLFGDEIDQIIEFDPLTGNKTADLAEISVYANSHYVTPRPTLNQAMVGIKRELKTRLEQFQAEGKVLEAERLSQRTAFDLEMIETTGVCKGIENYSRYLSGRGPGDPPPTLFEYLPEDALLIVDESHVTVPQIGGMERGDRARKTVLSDFGFRLPSCMDNRPLSFIEWNTFRPQTVCVSATPGPWEMEQTGGVFAEQIIRPTGLIDPVTDVRPVEGQVDDVLHEIRATIAKGGRILVTTLTKRMSEDLTEYLGEAGVKVRYLHSDVDTLERIEIIRDLRLGAFDVLVGINLLREGLDIPECALVAILDADKEGFLRSRTSLIQTIGRAARNVDGRVLLYADKMTDSLTFAIEETARRRARQMAFNEEHGITPQTVRSRIGDAMSSVFEQDYVTVAPDQAKDTQEFVGKSLPETIKELEKQMRDAAANLDFEQAARLRDEVRRLEAIDMGLEPPPIPTSTAGRPGYQKNTKASGPVPLGPGGGGYDPAKKRGGQARKKR, encoded by the coding sequence ATGGCGAAAAAGACTTCTGGAAATCAGCGACTTGCTGCGATGCCGGTCATGACATCCTTCCGGCCGGAGAGGCAGGCGGCAAAACCCAAAACGCGCCGTTTGGTCGTCAAGTCTGACTATGATCCCGCGGGTGACCAACCCACAGCTATTGCCGAACTTGTAAAAGGGGTTGAGCAAGGGGAACGGGATCAGGTTTTGTTGGGGGTCACGGGTTCGGGCAAAACATTCACAATGGCAAAAGTCATTGAGGCCACGCAGAAACCGACCTTAATCCTGGCACCAAACAAGACGCTTGCGGCCCAGCTTTACGGGGAGATGAAGCAGTTCTTCCCGGATAATGCGGTCGAGTATTTTGTTTCTTATTACGACTATTACCAGCCCGAAGCTTACGTACCGCGTTCTGACACCTACATCGAAAAAGATAGTCAGATTAACGAGCAGATTGACCGAATGCGCCACGCAGCAACACAGGCGCTGCTGGAGCGCAACGATGTTGTCATTGTTGCCTCTGTGTCTTGTATTTACGGTATTGGTTCGGTTGAAACGTACTCCAAAATGGTCGTGCGCCTTGAGGTCGGCGGGCAAATAGACCGCGAAAAGCTGATCAAGGCGCTGGTTGAGCTGCAATACCGGCGCAATGACGCGGCGTTCGAGCGCGGAACGTTCCGGGTGAGGGGGGAGCAGGTCGATATTTTCCCGGTGCAGAATGAGGACCGCGCATGGCGCGTTTCTTTGTTTGGTGATGAAATCGACCAGATTATCGAATTTGATCCGCTCACGGGGAATAAAACGGCGGATCTTGCCGAGATCAGCGTCTATGCAAATTCTCACTATGTTACGCCACGCCCAACGCTGAATCAGGCAATGGTCGGTATTAAGCGGGAGCTTAAAACGCGACTGGAGCAATTTCAGGCTGAAGGAAAAGTCCTTGAAGCTGAGCGTTTGTCCCAACGGACGGCGTTTGACCTTGAAATGATTGAAACGACCGGCGTGTGCAAGGGGATCGAAAACTACTCGCGCTATCTGTCTGGGCGTGGACCGGGTGATCCGCCTCCTACACTGTTTGAGTATTTGCCCGAAGATGCTTTGCTGATCGTGGACGAAAGCCATGTAACAGTGCCGCAGATTGGCGGCATGGAACGCGGCGACAGAGCCCGCAAAACGGTCTTGTCAGATTTCGGGTTCCGCTTGCCATCCTGCATGGATAACAGGCCTTTGTCTTTCATCGAGTGGAATACATTCCGCCCGCAGACAGTGTGTGTTTCAGCGACGCCCGGCCCATGGGAAATGGAGCAAACAGGTGGTGTATTTGCGGAGCAAATCATTCGCCCTACTGGTTTGATCGACCCTGTAACAGATGTTCGCCCTGTTGAAGGACAGGTTGATGACGTTCTGCACGAAATCCGTGCGACCATAGCGAAAGGCGGGCGCATTCTGGTCACGACATTGACCAAACGGATGTCGGAAGATTTGACGGAGTATCTGGGCGAGGCAGGCGTCAAGGTGCGCTATTTGCACTCGGACGTCGATACGCTTGAGCGAATTGAGATTATTCGTGACTTAAGGCTCGGAGCGTTTGACGTATTAGTCGGGATCAACCTACTGCGTGAGGGGCTGGACATCCCCGAATGTGCACTGGTCGCTATTCTGGATGCCGATAAAGAGGGCTTTTTGCGCTCTCGCACTTCGCTCATTCAGACGATTGGCCGCGCTGCACGTAATGTCGACGGCCGGGTGCTGCTATACGCGGATAAAATGACAGACAGCCTGACCTTTGCCATTGAGGAGACCGCACGGCGTCGTGCCCGGCAGATGGCCTTTAACGAAGAGCATGGCATCACGCCTCAAACGGTTCGCTCGCGTATTGGCGATGCCATGTCGTCTGTTTTTGAGCAGGATTACGTGACGGTCGCGCCCGACCAAGCCAAAGACACGCAGGAGTTTGTCGGCAAGTCCTTACCGGAGACGATTAAGGAGCTTGAGAAGCAAATGCGCGACGCTGCGGCTAATTTGGACTTCGAGCAGGCGGCGCGCTTGCGTGATGAAGTCCGGCGTCTTGAAGCAATTGATATGGGGTTGGAGCCACCACCGATCCCAACCTCGACCGCTGGGCGCCCGGGTTATCAGAAAAACACAAAAGCATCTGGTCCCGTGCCATTAGGCCCGGGTGGTGGCGGATATGATCCCGCAAAGAAGCGGGGTGGGCAAGCGCGTAAGAAGCGCTAG
- a CDS encoding aldose 1-epimerase has translation MIELTKGLNTVTLFPELGGAMGVWKFDGEDVFLPVGNPDLKAQKGEAVGAYPLVPYSNRIANGRFEVDGQTYQLDKNMGEHPHTIHGNAWELPWTVAHKTDSHAVLVLEHRPNVEARADERQWPFAYRAALIYQLHNDGLAVEMVVENLDTVEQPVGFGFHPFLAAQGPATLRFDADAAWVTDENGLPVRQEKTQNEWSFTQPVDAHARFIDNCFSGFKGEAELVRPDVGLTIRIEADPVFGHVVVFTAPDGPFVAVEPVTNMTDAINHPEIAGRGLHVLKPAGRVGGTMRFRVKRSG, from the coding sequence ATGATCGAGCTGACTAAAGGCCTCAATACGGTAACTCTCTTTCCGGAATTGGGCGGTGCAATGGGCGTCTGGAAATTTGATGGAGAAGACGTGTTCCTGCCCGTGGGCAACCCAGACCTAAAAGCCCAGAAGGGAGAGGCAGTAGGAGCCTATCCCCTAGTCCCTTATTCCAATCGTATTGCTAATGGCCGCTTTGAGGTCGACGGGCAGACATATCAACTCGATAAGAACATGGGCGAACACCCGCACACCATCCATGGCAATGCATGGGAGCTGCCTTGGACTGTGGCGCATAAAACAGACAGCCACGCCGTCCTTGTCCTTGAGCATCGCCCGAATGTTGAAGCACGCGCGGATGAACGGCAATGGCCTTTCGCTTACCGTGCGGCTTTGATTTACCAGTTGCACAACGATGGTTTGGCTGTGGAAATGGTGGTCGAAAATTTAGATACTGTCGAGCAGCCTGTTGGGTTTGGTTTCCATCCGTTTTTAGCGGCGCAAGGGCCCGCGACACTGCGTTTTGACGCGGATGCCGCTTGGGTGACGGACGAAAACGGGCTGCCTGTCCGGCAGGAAAAAACACAAAATGAGTGGTCTTTTACTCAGCCTGTCGACGCTCATGCGCGGTTTATCGATAATTGCTTCAGCGGCTTCAAGGGCGAAGCTGAGTTGGTGCGTCCCGATGTCGGGCTGACCATACGTATTGAGGCGGACCCGGTATTTGGGCATGTGGTTGTATTTACCGCACCAGACGGCCCGTTTGTAGCGGTAGAGCCGGTAACGAATATGACAGATGCTATTAACCATCCCGAAATTGCTGGGCGTGGTCTGCACGTTCTTAAACCTGCGGGACGTGTGGGGGGTACCATGCGCTTTCGTGTTAAGCGCTCTGGGTAA
- the yiaY gene encoding L-threonine dehydrogenase translates to MAATTFYIPPVNMSGAGCLADAVKAVKGYGFKHALIVSDGFLVKSGIVSHIVELLLSESINSTVYDGVMPNPTVASVEAGLAVAMKAACDFVISVGGGSPHDCAKGIALLATNGGKIEDYEGVDRSGKAQLPLVAVNTTAGTASEMTRFCIITDEVRHVKMAIVDRNVTPILSVNDPALMVGMPPQLTAATGMDALTHAIEAYVSVAATPITDACALQAVKLISTHLRAAYKDGHNIAAREGMAYAQFLAGMAFNNASLGYVHAMAHQLGGFYNLAHGVCNAVLLPHVQAYNATQCAARLSNVAQVMGKKTDGLTDEAGAEACLVAIRQLARDLDIPSGLAELGVQREDIPTLAANALKDACAATNPRQGTQGEIEALFAAAL, encoded by the coding sequence ATGGCCGCGACAACGTTTTATATCCCTCCCGTCAACATGTCTGGTGCTGGCTGTTTGGCCGATGCTGTAAAGGCCGTAAAAGGGTACGGCTTCAAGCATGCGCTCATCGTGAGCGACGGCTTTTTGGTGAAGAGTGGCATCGTCTCTCACATCGTAGAATTGCTGCTTAGTGAGAGCATCAATAGCACTGTGTATGACGGTGTGATGCCTAACCCGACGGTTGCAAGCGTCGAAGCAGGCTTGGCCGTCGCGATGAAGGCTGCGTGTGATTTCGTTATATCTGTGGGCGGAGGGTCGCCTCACGATTGCGCCAAGGGCATTGCTCTACTGGCAACGAATGGTGGAAAAATTGAGGATTACGAAGGCGTAGACCGATCAGGTAAAGCACAATTACCTTTGGTCGCGGTGAATACTACAGCTGGCACGGCCAGCGAAATGACGCGCTTTTGCATCATTACGGATGAAGTGCGCCATGTGAAGATGGCGATAGTTGATCGGAATGTAACACCCATTCTATCCGTTAATGACCCGGCCTTGATGGTTGGGATGCCACCTCAATTGACGGCCGCTACGGGTATGGATGCTCTCACCCACGCGATTGAGGCGTATGTCTCCGTGGCTGCAACGCCAATAACGGATGCCTGTGCGTTGCAAGCCGTCAAACTTATTTCAACGCATCTGCGGGCGGCTTATAAAGACGGTCATAACATTGCTGCCCGCGAGGGAATGGCTTACGCGCAATTTTTGGCGGGCATGGCTTTTAACAACGCGTCCTTAGGGTACGTCCATGCTATGGCGCATCAGTTGGGTGGTTTTTATAATTTGGCGCACGGCGTGTGTAATGCGGTCCTGCTGCCCCATGTCCAAGCCTATAATGCCACGCAGTGCGCGGCACGGCTGAGCAATGTTGCGCAAGTGATGGGTAAGAAAACTGATGGTTTGACGGATGAGGCTGGTGCTGAGGCATGCCTTGTCGCTATCCGCCAGTTGGCCCGAGATTTGGATATCCCGTCCGGACTGGCGGAACTGGGTGTTCAACGTGAAGATATTCCGACATTAGCAGCAAATGCTCTCAAAGATGCTTGTGCGGCGACCAACCCTCGGCAAGGAACGCAGGGCGAGATTGAGGCACTGTTTGCAGCAGCGCTTTAG
- the greB gene encoding transcription elongation factor GreB, producing the protein MAEKTALSDYLSPQGADTMRAELKALAQEERPRVVEIVSWAASNGDRSENADYQYGKRRLREIDRRLRFLTKRLERAVIVDPAAQTVRDRVFFGAAVTYVGDDDVEQTVTILGVDESDLSRGEVSLVSPIARALMRTRVGDVALLQTPRGQVEIEVLNIQYPDM; encoded by the coding sequence ATGGCAGAAAAAACGGCATTATCAGATTATCTTTCTCCGCAGGGGGCGGACACCATGCGGGCAGAACTTAAAGCCCTCGCCCAAGAGGAGCGTCCTCGTGTTGTGGAGATTGTTTCATGGGCGGCGAGCAACGGAGATCGTTCTGAAAATGCAGATTACCAGTACGGAAAGCGCCGCCTGCGCGAAATTGACCGACGCCTCAGGTTTTTAACAAAACGCTTGGAGCGCGCCGTTATTGTTGACCCCGCTGCACAAACTGTGCGGGACCGCGTCTTTTTCGGAGCCGCAGTGACCTATGTCGGTGATGATGACGTTGAGCAAACAGTGACCATTCTCGGTGTTGATGAGTCGGATCTGAGCCGGGGTGAGGTTAGCTTGGTATCTCCTATTGCACGCGCTTTGATGCGAACTCGCGTGGGAGATGTTGCCCTTTTACAGACCCCTCGTGGACAAGTCGAAATCGAGGTGCTGAATATTCAATATCCAGATATGTAA
- the gshB gene encoding glutathione synthase, which produces MAASLRVAVQMDPLEHIDINGDSTFALMLEAQARGHKLWVYPVTELSLSEGNPDDPVGRLRARARPVEVRRKKGDHATFGAEEVLPLGDTDVVLMRQDPPFDMGYITATHLLEHVHGVGEGRSLVVNDPASVRNAPEKLLVTHFPHLMPPTLIAWSPKDIEAFRAVHHDIIVKPLFGNGGAGIFRIKPGDENLKSLMEMHFARSREPLMIQRYEPAVRQGDKRIILVDGMPIGAINRVPAEGEARSNMHVGGRAVRVDLTERDREICDAIGPYLRDNGLIFTGIDVIGNWLTEINVTSPTGLQELDRFDGINSAGLIWDAIERRLGT; this is translated from the coding sequence ATGGCCGCATCTCTTCGCGTCGCTGTGCAAATGGATCCGCTTGAGCATATTGATATCAACGGAGACTCGACTTTCGCTTTGATGCTTGAGGCGCAAGCGCGTGGGCATAAGCTTTGGGTTTACCCTGTTACGGAGTTGAGCCTTTCTGAGGGAAACCCGGATGACCCCGTAGGCAGATTAAGGGCACGGGCAAGGCCGGTGGAAGTGCGCCGTAAAAAAGGGGACCATGCAACATTTGGCGCGGAGGAGGTATTACCCCTTGGTGACACAGATGTTGTGCTGATGCGGCAGGACCCTCCATTCGACATGGGCTATATTACAGCCACGCATCTGCTTGAGCATGTGCACGGTGTTGGGGAGGGGCGGTCACTTGTCGTTAATGACCCGGCATCGGTGAGAAATGCTCCCGAGAAGCTGTTAGTAACGCATTTTCCGCATCTCATGCCGCCGACACTGATTGCGTGGAGCCCGAAAGATATTGAAGCGTTTCGTGCGGTGCATCATGATATTATCGTTAAGCCGCTGTTCGGGAATGGTGGCGCAGGTATTTTCCGAATCAAGCCAGGTGACGAGAACCTGAAGTCGCTGATGGAAATGCATTTTGCACGCTCTCGCGAACCCCTAATGATTCAGCGCTATGAGCCTGCTGTTCGTCAGGGTGATAAGCGGATCATTTTGGTGGATGGCATGCCGATTGGTGCTATCAACCGTGTCCCTGCGGAGGGTGAAGCACGTTCCAACATGCATGTTGGCGGCCGCGCTGTACGCGTGGATTTAACCGAGCGTGACCGTGAAATTTGTGACGCTATCGGCCCTTATCTGCGCGATAACGGTCTGATTTTCACGGGCATTGATGTCATCGGAAACTGGCTGACGGAAATCAACGTAACGTCCCCGACAGGCTTGCAGGAATTAGACCGGTTTGATGGGATCAACAGTGCCGGTCTGATCTGGGACGCAATCGAGCGCCGCTTGGGTACCTAA
- a CDS encoding class I SAM-dependent methyltransferase encodes MSSPSSPRSALDADAVKAAYRRWARVYDTVFGRVSGMGRKRAVAEVNALPGERVLEVGVGTGLALPFYNQNKRITGIDLSEDMLERARMRVLQQGLTNIDDLVEMDAEATRFADDSFDIAVAMFVASVVPHPDRLLKELKRIVRPGGHILFVNHFLAQGGLRLAIERGTARASRSLGWNTDFAIETLLPPEDLARASIRPVPPMGFFTLVTLPHDGSK; translated from the coding sequence ATGTCCTCACCTTCATCACCACGTTCTGCGCTTGACGCTGATGCCGTGAAAGCGGCGTACCGCCGTTGGGCACGTGTTTATGATACCGTATTTGGCCGTGTTTCAGGCATGGGACGCAAGCGTGCAGTGGCTGAGGTCAATGCACTACCGGGGGAGCGCGTTCTTGAGGTTGGTGTCGGTACTGGCTTGGCTTTACCGTTCTATAATCAGAACAAACGTATCACCGGTATCGATTTGTCAGAAGATATGCTTGAGCGCGCCCGTATGCGGGTATTGCAGCAGGGCCTGACAAATATTGATGATCTGGTTGAAATGGATGCAGAAGCAACCCGTTTCGCAGATGATAGCTTTGACATTGCAGTTGCAATGTTTGTTGCCTCTGTTGTGCCACACCCTGATCGTTTGCTGAAAGAATTGAAGCGGATTGTCCGTCCGGGTGGGCATATTCTTTTTGTAAATCACTTTTTAGCGCAGGGCGGTCTGCGGCTGGCCATTGAACGCGGTACAGCTCGTGCATCGCGTTCTTTGGGGTGGAATACGGACTTTGCAATTGAGACTTTGCTGCCGCCAGAGGACTTGGCGCGGGCAAGTATTCGTCCTGTGCCGCCTATGGGGTTCTTTACACTCGTGACATTACCGCACGACGGTTCTAAATAA
- a CDS encoding heme-copper oxidase family protein, whose amino-acid sequence MLFSALKSRPAFSVQKLGIAYLLLALFAGLLGGILALPGAGYAATPGIALCHGILMSFFVVVPAVLGGFGQFLLPKELGLESTLLPGASFLGFALLSSGVVFLPVLPLVSLLLWAAGSLCVAVDIIVTALEGRSVRFSALTPFVWSLLATACGIVVTSPVLAAMITHMGVSSLSADGGYAVELPVQALARVLQTPEVALMLVPALGLICCLFPASKGALTQRVAPHAFGVSAVAGPLFWTDSLFTPHSLLTLQMIAWGTQLLPAVVMLGALVSDLWAARRAVSDKAYWGIGALALMTAGWGPSLLIGAGSHPAVAFGSIMAVCGGFYAWLETTSGGRVPGWLCRSHALMTMLGALCSLVPSFAFWGEGIMGLSLLGFVAVGVILLGRAMRLQSLKRSGAAL is encoded by the coding sequence ATGTTGTTTTCGGCTCTTAAATCCCGCCCAGCTTTTTCTGTGCAAAAGCTGGGTATAGCCTACTTACTGCTGGCACTTTTCGCTGGGTTGTTGGGTGGAATTCTTGCGCTGCCGGGGGCGGGTTACGCTGCAACACCCGGAATCGCGCTCTGCCATGGCATTTTAATGTCCTTCTTCGTCGTAGTGCCTGCTGTGTTGGGTGGGTTCGGGCAGTTTTTGCTCCCGAAAGAGTTAGGATTAGAGAGCACACTCCTGCCGGGGGCATCGTTCCTTGGTTTTGCGCTGCTGTCTTCGGGCGTGGTCTTTCTACCTGTGTTGCCACTGGTATCATTGCTGTTATGGGCAGCGGGTAGCCTGTGCGTGGCGGTGGATATTATCGTAACGGCTTTGGAAGGACGTTCAGTCCGGTTCAGCGCGCTTACACCTTTCGTATGGTCTTTGCTTGCTACGGCATGCGGGATTGTCGTGACATCTCCTGTGCTCGCGGCAATGATCACGCATATGGGTGTTTCAAGCTTAAGCGCTGATGGCGGTTATGCCGTAGAACTGCCTGTGCAGGCTTTGGCACGTGTCCTGCAAACGCCTGAAGTTGCGCTAATGTTAGTGCCTGCTCTGGGTCTGATCTGCTGTCTCTTCCCCGCGAGCAAAGGGGCGTTGACGCAGCGTGTTGCGCCCCATGCTTTTGGTGTGTCGGCGGTCGCGGGTCCATTGTTTTGGACAGATAGCCTCTTTACCCCGCATTCTCTTCTGACGTTGCAGATGATTGCTTGGGGCACACAGTTGCTTCCAGCTGTTGTCATGCTCGGCGCTCTTGTCAGTGACCTGTGGGCGGCGCGCCGCGCGGTGAGCGACAAGGCTTATTGGGGCATCGGTGCGCTGGCGCTCATGACGGCAGGCTGGGGGCCTTCTTTGCTTATTGGTGCTGGTAGCCACCCTGCGGTGGCGTTCGGGAGCATCATGGCGGTTTGTGGCGGCTTTTATGCGTGGCTGGAAACAACATCAGGCGGTCGTGTCCCGGGTTGGTTGTGCCGCTCCCACGCATTAATGACGATGCTTGGGGCGCTCTGCTCGCTGGTGCCTTCTTTCGCGTTCTGGGGAGAGGGCATAATGGGGCTCAGCCTTTTAGGGTTCGTGGCTGTTGGCGTTATTCTGCTGGGCCGTGCGATGCGCCTTCAGTCCCTCAAGCGTTCGGGTGCGGCTTTATGA
- a CDS encoding heme o synthase, translating into MSGASALGALRDRPFVAVLAEPGAEGDSSLREWLALLKPRVISLVVFTGAAGMAVAPKWPSIPLGIITILCICIGAGAAGAINMWYDRDIDAVMRRTSTRPIPDGRMSADGALLYGVVLSVISVIILGLATNVLAAGILAFSIFFYSVIYTMWLKRRTPQNIVIGGAAGAFPPMIGWAASMNSLSVLPVAMFAIVFLWTPPHFWSLSLYACKDYDAAGVPMLPVVKGARHTRWQILLYTFILTACSLAPSFTHECGWFYTVSTVMLDLGFIGCAIRVLRDQQDEKGVSLTKDAPARFAFRYSLAYLFLLFCGLLVDRVLLG; encoded by the coding sequence ATGAGCGGAGCATCTGCTTTAGGGGCGCTGCGTGACCGACCCTTCGTCGCTGTTTTAGCGGAACCCGGTGCGGAGGGGGATTCATCTCTCCGCGAGTGGTTGGCCCTTTTAAAGCCTCGTGTCATTTCGCTGGTTGTCTTCACCGGAGCAGCTGGTATGGCTGTTGCTCCGAAATGGCCGTCCATTCCGTTGGGCATCATTACAATTCTTTGTATCTGTATCGGAGCGGGTGCGGCCGGCGCGATCAATATGTGGTACGATCGTGATATTGATGCCGTGATGCGTCGCACATCGACCCGTCCTATACCTGACGGCCGAATGAGTGCTGATGGTGCTCTGCTCTACGGTGTTGTGCTGTCCGTCATATCCGTCATTATACTGGGGCTGGCAACGAATGTTCTGGCAGCAGGCATTCTGGCTTTTTCGATTTTTTTCTACAGCGTAATCTACACAATGTGGCTTAAGCGCCGCACGCCTCAAAATATAGTTATTGGGGGGGCGGCAGGTGCCTTCCCTCCGATGATTGGTTGGGCGGCATCCATGAACAGTCTATCTGTTTTGCCGGTAGCAATGTTTGCCATTGTGTTCTTGTGGACACCGCCGCATTTTTGGTCACTTTCACTCTACGCGTGTAAAGATTATGACGCTGCAGGTGTGCCGATGTTACCCGTCGTGAAGGGGGCGAGGCACACGCGTTGGCAGATATTGCTCTATACCTTCATTTTGACGGCGTGTTCTTTGGCACCATCCTTCACGCATGAATGCGGCTGGTTTTACACGGTCTCGACGGTAATGCTGGATTTGGGTTTCATCGGCTGCGCCATACGCGTTCTTCGTGACCAGCAGGATGAAAAAGGCGTGAGCCTGACAAAGGACGCGCCAGCGCGCTTTGCCTTCAGGTACTCGCTTGCTTACCTGTTCCTGCTGTTTTGTGGTCTTCTCGTCGATCGGGTTTTATTAGGATGA